One Streptococcus sp. DTU_2020_1001019_1_SI_AUS_MUR_006 DNA window includes the following coding sequences:
- a CDS encoding S8 family peptidase: MKKSTVLSLTTAAVILAAYVPNEVVLADISSSEDALNISDTEKVVVDKEAENKEKHGNIHNAIETSKDTEEKKTTVIEAKEVVSKNPEIDNKTSNEEATIKEDSNQSQGDKADSSASKDPESPKKEDKLVYIAEFKDKESGEKAIKELSNLKDTNVLYTYDTVFNGVAIETTPDNLDKIKLIEGISSVERSQKVQPMMNHARKEIGVEEAIDYLKSINAPFGKNFDGRGMVISNIDTGTDYRHKAMRIDDDAKGSMRFKKEDLKGTDKNFWLSDKIPHAFNYYNGGKITVEKADDGSDYFDPHGMHIAGILAGNDTEKDIKNFNGIDGIAPNAQIFSYKMYSDAGSGFAGDETMFHAIEDSIKHNVDVVSVSSGFTGTGLVGEKYWEAIRALRKAGIPMVVATGNYATSASSSSWDLVANNNLKMTDTGNVTRTAAHEDAIAVASAKNQTVEFDKVNIGGENFKYRNIGAFFDKNKITTNEDGSKAPDKLKFVYIGKGQDQDLIGLDLRGKIAVMDRIYTKDLKDAFKRATDKGARGIMVVNTVNYYNRDNWTELPAMGYEEDEGTTSQVFSISGDDGVKLWNMINPDKKTEIKRNSKEDFKDKLEQYYPIDMASYNSNKPNVGDEKEIDFKFAPDTDKELYKEDIIVPAGSTSWGPRTDLLLKPDVSAPGKNIKSTLNVINGKSTYGYMSGTSMATPIVAASTVLIRPKLKEMLERPALKNLKGDDKIDLTSLTKIALQNTARPMMDATSWKEKSQYFASPRQQGAGLINVANALRNEVVATFKNTDSKGLVNSYGSISLKEIKGDKKYFTIKLHNTSNRPLTFKVSASAITTDALTDRLKLDETYKDEKSPDGKQIVPEIHPEKVKDANITFEHDTFTIAPNSSFDLNAVINVGEAKNKNKFVESFIHFESVEEMEALNSNGKKTNFQPSLSMPLMGFAGDWNHEPILDKWAWEEGSKSKTMEGYDDDGKPKIPGTLNKGIGGEHGIDKFNPAGVIQNRKDKNTTSLDQNPELFAFNNEGINAPSSSGSNIAKIYPLDSNGNPQDAQLERGLTPSPLVLRSAEEGMISIVNTNKEGDNQRDLKVISREHFIKGILNSKRNDAKGIKSSKLKVWGDLKWDGLIYNPRGREENAPESKDNQDPATRIRGQFEPIAEGQYFYKFKYRLTKDYPWQVSYIPVKIDNTAPKIVSIDFSNPEKIKLITKDTYHKVKDQYKNETLFARDQKEHPEKFDEIANEVWYAGAALVNEDGEVEKNLEVTYAGEGQGRNRKLDKDGNTIYEINGAGDLRGKIIEVIALDGSSNFTKIHRIKFADHADEKGMISYYLVDPDQDSSKYQKLGEIAESKFKNLENRKEDSLKKDTTEIENHQENEEATEEKSSFTIHKTISTIRAFEIKDLKKLIKKKFREVDDFTSETGKRTEEYDYKYDDKGNIIAYDDGSALEYETEKLDEIKSKIYGVLSPSKDGHFEILGKISNVSKNAKVYYGNNYKSIEIKTTKYDSHSKTMTFDLYANINDIVDGLAFSGDMRFFVKDDDQIKAETKIRMPEKNKETKTEYPYASSYGNVIELGEGDLSKNKPNNLTDMESGKIYSDSEKQQYLLKDNVILRKGYALKVTTYNPGKTDMLEGNGVYSKEDIAKIQKANPNLRVLSEKIIYADSRNVEDGRSTQSVLMSALDGFNIVKYQVFTFKMNDKGEAIDKDGNLVTDPSKLVLFGKDGKEYTGEDKSNVEAIKEDGSTLFIDAKPVNLSMDKNYFNPSKSNKIYVRNPEFYLRGKISDKGGFNWELRVNESVVDNYLIYGDLHIDNTRDFNIKLNVKDGDIMDWGMKDYKANGFPDKVTDMDGNVYLQTGYSDLNAKAVGVHYQFLYDNIKPEVNIDPKGNTSIEYAEGKSVVFNINDKRNNGFDGEIQDKHIYVNGKEYKSFDDIKQITDKTLNIKIVVKDFARNTTVKEFILNKDTGEVSELKPQMVTVTIQNGKEMSSTIVAEEDFILPVYKGELEKGYQFDGWEISGVEGKKDAGYVINVSKDTLIKPVFKRIEEKKEEENKPTFDVSKKKEKTQSDSTNDVSSIVPDKNFENKKEVYLNEQESIANKHTNIDSKSTTNNDRLPKTGTVSEVFTSLVAGIMFTLGAFLGLKKKDQD; this comes from the coding sequence ATGAAAAAAAGTACAGTATTGTCACTAACCACAGCTGCAGTTATTTTAGCAGCATATGTCCCTAATGAGGTAGTTTTAGCAGACATATCTAGCTCTGAAGATGCTTTAAATATCTCTGATACAGAAAAAGTTGTAGTAGATAAGGAAGCAGAAAATAAAGAAAAACATGGAAATATTCATAATGCTATAGAAACTTCAAAGGATACTGAAGAGAAGAAAACAACAGTTATTGAGGCAAAAGAAGTTGTTAGTAAAAATCCTGAGATTGATAATAAAACTAGCAATGAAGAAGCAACAATCAAAGAAGATTCCAATCAATCCCAAGGAGATAAAGCGGACTCGTCTGCAAGTAAAGACCCAGAAAGTCCCAAAAAAGAGGATAAACTTGTCTATATTGCTGAATTTAAAGATAAAGAATCTGGAGAAAAAGCAATCAAGGAATTATCCAATCTTAAGGATACAAACGTTTTATATACTTATGATACGGTTTTTAATGGTGTTGCAATAGAAACAACTCCAGATAATCTGGACAAAATTAAACTAATAGAAGGTATCTCATCGGTTGAACGATCACAAAAAGTCCAGCCAATGATGAATCATGCTAGGAAGGAAATTGGAGTTGAAGAGGCAATTGATTACCTAAAGTCTATCAATGCTCCATTTGGTAAAAATTTTGATGGTAGAGGTATGGTCATTTCAAATATCGATACCGGGACAGATTATAGGCATAAGGCCATGAGGATTGATGATGATGCTAAAGGCTCAATGAGATTTAAAAAAGAAGACTTAAAAGGTACTGATAAAAATTTCTGGTTGAGTGATAAAATCCCTCATGCGTTCAATTATTATAATGGTGGTAAAATTACTGTAGAAAAAGCTGATGATGGAAGCGATTATTTTGATCCACATGGAATGCATATTGCAGGGATTCTTGCGGGAAATGATACTGAAAAAGATATTAAAAACTTTAACGGCATAGATGGAATTGCTCCTAATGCACAGATCTTCTCTTATAAAATGTACTCTGACGCAGGATCTGGCTTCGCAGGAGATGAAACAATGTTTCATGCTATTGAAGATTCGATCAAACACAATGTCGATGTTGTTTCGGTATCATCTGGCTTTACAGGAACAGGTCTTGTAGGTGAGAAATATTGGGAAGCTATTAGAGCGTTAAGAAAAGCAGGCATTCCAATGGTTGTAGCTACGGGTAACTATGCGACTTCTGCTTCAAGTTCTTCATGGGATTTAGTGGCAAATAATAATCTGAAAATGACAGATACTGGAAATGTAACGCGAACTGCAGCACATGAAGATGCGATAGCGGTCGCTTCTGCTAAAAATCAGACAGTTGAGTTTGATAAAGTCAATATAGGTGGAGAAAATTTTAAATACAGAAATATAGGGGCCTTTTTCGATAAGAATAAAATCACAACAAATGAAGACGGTTCAAAAGCTCCTGATAAATTGAAATTTGTATATATAGGCAAGGGTCAAGACCAAGATTTGATAGGATTGGATCTTAGAGGCAAAATTGCAGTAATGGATAGAATTTATACCAAGGATTTAAAAGATGCTTTTAAACGAGCTACGGATAAGGGCGCACGTGGCATTATGGTTGTAAATACTGTAAATTACTACAATAGAGATAATTGGACAGAGCTTCCAGCTATGGGATATGAGGAGGATGAAGGAACTACTAGTCAAGTATTTTCAATTTCAGGAGATGATGGTGTAAAGCTATGGAACATGATTAATCCTGATAAAAAAACTGAGATAAAAAGAAATAGTAAGGAAGATTTCAAAGATAAATTGGAGCAATACTATCCAATTGATATGGCCAGCTATAATTCTAATAAACCGAATGTAGGTGACGAAAAAGAGATTGACTTTAAGTTTGCACCTGACACAGACAAAGAATTGTATAAAGAAGATATCATCGTTCCAGCAGGATCCACATCTTGGGGACCGAGAACAGATTTACTTTTAAAGCCTGATGTCTCAGCACCAGGTAAAAATATTAAATCCACTCTCAATGTCATTAATGGGAAATCAACTTATGGTTATATGTCAGGGACTAGTATGGCAACTCCAATCGTGGCAGCTTCTACTGTTTTGATTAGACCAAAGTTAAAGGAAATGCTTGAAAGACCTGCCTTGAAAAATCTTAAGGGAGATGACAAAATAGACCTTACAAGTCTTACAAAAATAGCCCTACAAAATACTGCACGGCCTATGATGGATGCGACTTCTTGGAAAGAAAAAAGTCAATACTTTGCATCACCTAGACAACAGGGAGCAGGTCTAATTAATGTTGCCAATGCTTTGAGAAATGAAGTTGTAGCGACTTTCAAAAACACGGATTCTAAAGGTTTGGTAAACTCTTATGGTTCTATTTCTCTTAAAGAAATAAAAGGAGATAAAAAATACTTTACAATTAAGCTTCACAATACATCAAACAGACCTTTGACCTTTAAAGTTTCAGCATCAGCGATAACTACAGATGCTCTAACTGATAGACTAAAACTGGATGAAACATACAAAGATGAAAAATCTCCAGATGGGAAGCAAATTGTTCCAGAAATTCATCCAGAGAAAGTAAAAGATGCAAATATTACATTTGAGCATGACACTTTCACTATAGCCCCAAATTCTAGTTTTGATTTAAATGCGGTTATAAATGTTGGGGAGGCTAAAAATAAAAATAAATTTGTAGAATCATTTATTCATTTTGAGTCAGTGGAAGAAATGGAAGCTCTAAACTCCAATGGTAAGAAAACAAATTTCCAACCTTCTTTATCGATGCCTCTAATGGGATTTGCTGGGGATTGGAACCACGAACCAATCCTTGATAAATGGGCCTGGGAAGAAGGTTCAAAATCAAAAACAATGGAAGGTTATGATGATGATGGTAAACCAAAAATTCCAGGAACCTTAAATAAGGGAATTGGTGGAGAACATGGTATAGATAAATTTAATCCAGCAGGAGTTATACAAAATAGAAAAGATAAAAATACAACATCCCTAGATCAAAATCCAGAATTGTTTGCTTTCAATAACGAAGGGATCAACGCACCATCATCAAGTGGTTCTAATATTGCTAAAATTTATCCTTTAGATTCAAATGGAAATCCTCAAGATGCTCAACTTGAGAGAGGATTAACACCTTCTCCACTTGTATTAAGAAGTGCAGAAGAAGGCATGATTTCAATAGTAAATACAAATAAAGAGGGAGACAATCAAAGAGACTTAAAAGTTATTTCGAGAGAACACTTTATTAAAGGAATTTTGAACTCTAAAAGAAATGATGCAAAGGGAATCAAATCTTCTAAGCTAAAAGTTTGGGGCGACTTGAAATGGGATGGACTCATCTATAACCCTAGAGGTAGGGAAGAAAATGCACCAGAGAGCAAGGATAACCAAGATCCAGCTACTAGGATAAGAGGTCAATTTGAACCGATTGCGGAAGGTCAATATTTCTATAAATTTAAATATAGATTAACTAAAGATTACCCATGGCAGGTTTCCTATATTCCTGTAAAAATTGATAACACAGCCCCTAAGATTGTTTCGATTGATTTTTCAAATCCTGAAAAAATTAAGCTGATTACAAAGGATACTTATCACAAGGTAAAAGATCAATACAAGAATGAAACTCTATTTGCGAGAGATCAAAAAGAACATCCTGAAAAATTTGACGAGATTGCCAACGAAGTTTGGTATGCAGGCGCCGCTCTGGTTAATGAAGATGGAGAAGTTGAGAAAAATCTTGAAGTAACTTACGCAGGTGAGGGTCAAGGAAGAAATAGGAAACTTGACAAAGACGGAAATACCATTTATGAAATTAATGGTGCAGGAGATTTAAGAGGAAAAATCATTGAAGTCATTGCATTAGATGGCTCTAGCAATTTCACAAAGATTCATAGAATTAAATTTGCTGATCATGCTGATGAAAAGGGGATGATTTCCTATTATCTAGTAGATCCTGATCAGGATTCATCTAAATACCAAAAGCTTGGAGAGATTGCCGAATCTAAATTTAAAAATTTAGAAAATAGAAAAGAGGATAGTCTTAAAAAAGATACAACTGAGATAGAAAATCATCAAGAAAATGAAGAGGCTACCGAAGAAAAATCTAGCTTTACTATTCATAAAACTATTTCAACAATTAGAGCTTTTGAAATCAAAGACTTAAAGAAACTTATTAAAAAGAAATTTAGAGAAGTTGATGACTTTACAAGTGAAACTGGTAAGAGGACAGAAGAATACGATTATAAATACGATGATAAGGGAAATATCATTGCTTATGACGATGGTAGCGCCTTAGAATATGAAACTGAAAAACTTGACGAAATCAAATCAAAAATTTATGGTGTTTTAAGTCCGTCTAAAGATGGACACTTTGAAATTCTTGGAAAGATCAGTAATGTTTCTAAAAATGCCAAGGTATACTATGGAAATAACTATAAATCGATAGAAATCAAAACTACCAAGTATGATTCCCACTCAAAAACGATGACATTTGATTTATACGCTAATATTAATGATATTGTGGATGGATTAGCTTTTTCAGGAGATATGAGATTCTTTGTGAAAGATGATGATCAGATAAAAGCTGAAACGAAGATTAGAATGCCTGAAAAAAATAAGGAAACTAAAACAGAATATCCCTATGCATCAAGTTATGGGAATGTAATAGAATTAGGAGAAGGAGATCTTTCAAAAAACAAGCCAAACAATTTAACGGACATGGAATCTGGTAAAATCTATTCTGATTCAGAAAAACAACAATATCTGTTAAAAGATAACGTCATTCTAAGAAAAGGCTATGCACTAAAAGTGACTACCTATAATCCTGGAAAAACGGATATGTTAGAAGGAAATGGAGTCTATAGCAAGGAAGATATAGCAAAAATACAAAAGGCCAATCCTAATCTAAGAGTCCTATCAGAAAAAATAATTTATGCTGATAGTAGAAATGTTGAAGATGGAAGAAGTACTCAATCAGTATTAATGTCGGCTTTGGACGGCTTTAACATTGTAAAATATCAAGTGTTTACCTTTAAAATGAACGATAAAGGGGAGGCAATCGATAAAGATGGAAATCTGGTGACAGATCCTTCTAAACTTGTATTATTTGGTAAGGATGGTAAAGAGTACACAGGAGAGGATAAGTCCAATGTAGAAGCTATAAAAGAAGATGGCTCTACGTTATTTATTGATGCAAAACCAGTAAATCTTTCAATGGACAAGAACTACTTTAATCCATCTAAATCTAATAAAATTTATGTACGAAATCCAGAATTTTATTTAAGAGGTAAGATTTCTGATAAGGGTGGTTTTAACTGGGAGTTGAGAGTTAATGAATCTGTTGTAGATAATTATTTAATCTACGGAGATTTACACATTGATAACACTAGAGATTTTAACATTAAGCTTAATGTTAAAGACGGTGACATCATGGACTGGGGAATGAAAGACTATAAAGCAAACGGATTCCCAGATAAGGTAACAGATATGGATGGAAATGTTTATCTTCAAACTGGCTATAGCGATTTGAATGCGAAAGCGGTTGGAGTACACTATCAATTTTTATATGATAATATTAAACCAGAAGTAAACATTGATCCTAAGGGAAATACTAGTATTGAATATGCTGAAGGAAAATCTGTAGTCTTTAATATCAATGATAAAAGAAATAATGGATTCGATGGTGAAATTCAAGACAAACATATTTATGTAAATGGAAAAGAATATAAATCATTTGATGATATTAAACAAATAACAGATAAGACACTAAACATTAAGATTGTTGTAAAAGATTTTGCAAGAAATACAACCGTAAAAGAATTCATTTTAAACAAAGATACGGGAGAGGTGAGCGAACTAAAACCTCAGATGGTAACTGTGACCATTCAAAATGGAAAAGAAATGAGTTCAACGATAGTGGCGGAAGAAGATTTTATTTTACCTGTCTATAAGGGTGAATTAGAAAAAGGATATCAATTTGATGGCTGGGAAATTTCTGGTGTCGAAGGGAAAAAAGATGCTGGTTATGTTATTAATGTGTCAAAAGATACCCTTATAAAACCTGTATTCAAGAGAATAGAGGAGAAAAAGGAGGAGGAAAATAAACCTACTTTTGATGTATCGAAAAAGAAAGAAAAAACACAATCTGATTCAACTAATGATGTAAGCAGTATTGTTCCTGATAAAAACTTTGAAAATAAGAAGGAAGTTTATCTTAATGAACAAGAGAGCATAGCTAATAAACATACCAATATTGATAGTAAATCAACTACTAATAATGATAGGTTGCCAAAAACCGGAACAGTTAGCGAAGTCTTCACGTCATTGGTTGCCGGAATAATGTTTACCTTAGGTGCATTTCTTGGATTAAAGAAAAAAGATCAAGATTAA
- the ald gene encoding alanine dehydrogenase, protein MLIGIPKEIKNNENRVALTPAGVQSLVGRGHHVLIETNAGLGSGFTDADYDKQGAEIVATAAEAWAAELVVKVKEPLASEYQFLREDLLLFTYLHMAAAPELADAMLAAKTTGVAYETVRDTQGQLPLLVPMSEVAGRMAVQIGAHFLTKQAGGSGVLLGGVPGVPKGKVTIIGGGVVGTHAARIALGLGAQVTILDISAKRLAVLEDVFGHQIQTLMSNPFNIEASVREADVVIGAVLIPGAKAPKLVTDEMVKQMRPGSVIVDVAVDQGGVIATADRVTTHDEPVYEKHGVLHYAVANIPGAVARTSTIALTNVTLPYIEALAGKGFKKAILEDAGLLEGVTTYQGYLTSQPVAEGLDRDFTSISELV, encoded by the coding sequence ATGTTAATTGGAATTCCAAAGGAAATTAAAAATAATGAAAATCGTGTTGCTCTGACACCTGCTGGTGTACAAAGTCTCGTTGGTCGTGGCCACCATGTCCTCATCGAAACGAATGCTGGACTTGGATCTGGTTTTACTGATGCTGACTATGACAAGCAAGGAGCTGAAATTGTCGCAACTGCTGCTGAAGCCTGGGCTGCAGAATTAGTTGTTAAAGTCAAGGAACCGCTTGCTAGTGAGTACCAGTTCTTGCGTGAGGATTTACTTCTCTTCACCTACTTACACATGGCAGCTGCTCCAGAATTGGCTGATGCTATGCTTGCAGCTAAAACAACTGGTGTTGCTTATGAGACTGTCCGTGATACTCAAGGACAACTTCCACTTCTCGTTCCAATGAGTGAGGTTGCAGGTCGTATGGCTGTCCAAATTGGAGCCCACTTTTTGACTAAACAAGCTGGTGGTTCAGGAGTTCTACTCGGTGGTGTTCCTGGTGTTCCTAAAGGAAAAGTAACCATCATCGGTGGTGGTGTGGTTGGTACTCACGCAGCTCGTATCGCTCTTGGTTTGGGAGCTCAAGTAACTATTCTTGATATCAGCGCCAAACGCCTAGCAGTCCTAGAAGACGTCTTTGGTCACCAAATCCAAACTCTGATGTCTAACCCATTTAATATCGAAGCAAGTGTTCGTGAAGCAGATGTTGTGATCGGTGCTGTCTTGATTCCTGGTGCCAAAGCTCCAAAATTGGTAACAGATGAAATGGTCAAACAAATGCGTCCTGGTTCTGTCATTGTTGACGTTGCTGTTGACCAAGGTGGTGTTATAGCGACAGCTGACCGAGTCACAACTCACGATGAACCAGTCTATGAAAAACACGGTGTTCTTCATTATGCGGTTGCTAACATTCCTGGAGCAGTTGCTCGCACATCTACGATTGCCCTTACAAATGTGACTCTTCCTTATATCGAAGCCTTGGCAGGTAAAGGATTTAAGAAAGCTATCCTTGAAGACGCAGGCTTGCTTGAAGGTGTAACAACCTATCAAGGATACCTCACCAGCCAACCAGTTGCAGAAGGCTTGGATCGTGACTTCACTTCAATCAGTGAACTTGTCTAA